Proteins from a single region of Desulfosalsimonas propionicica:
- a CDS encoding UDP-glucose dehydrogenase family protein produces the protein MNVCIVGTGYVGLVTAACLAETGNHVFCVDINDGIIQRLKTGDVHIFEPGLEELVQRNLAEERLVFTTSLKDAMASATLIFSCVGTPSMEDGSCDLSAVYRVAGQVGDNMEDHKIVVNKSTVPVGTAARVREIISERLAARGVSLDFDVVSNPEFLKEGDAVSDFMKPDRIIIGTDNPEVAQLMENLYEPYARSRDKLILMSPKSAEMTKYAANCMLAAKISFINEIANICEKVGADVRDVRAGIGSDHRIGYHFIYPGVGYGGSCFPKDVRALIHTAADLGYVPEVLSAVDNVNNRQRQMVARKVQSFFESAGGVSGRVLAVWGLSFKANTDDIRHSPAIDIVNELSRAGMQIRAFDPGAGQNAKQMFAGNDNVSVGDKQYEILDGAHALAVLTDWHQFRTPDFPGIEKRLKQPVIFDARNLYSTDLIVRHNFTCIRTGRPDIIAGPAID, from the coding sequence ATGAACGTATGTATCGTGGGAACCGGGTATGTGGGACTGGTGACAGCCGCCTGTCTGGCTGAAACCGGAAACCATGTCTTTTGCGTGGATATCAACGACGGGATCATCCAGCGGCTGAAAACAGGTGATGTCCACATTTTCGAACCCGGCCTGGAAGAACTGGTCCAGCGAAACCTGGCAGAAGAGCGCCTGGTGTTTACCACGTCGCTCAAAGATGCCATGGCCAGTGCGACCCTGATTTTTTCCTGCGTGGGCACCCCGTCCATGGAAGACGGTTCCTGTGATCTTTCCGCTGTATACCGGGTGGCCGGACAGGTGGGCGACAACATGGAGGATCACAAAATCGTGGTCAATAAGTCCACGGTACCCGTGGGCACGGCCGCCCGGGTCAGGGAAATCATTTCAGAACGGCTGGCTGCCCGGGGTGTTTCCCTTGATTTTGATGTGGTCTCCAATCCCGAGTTTTTAAAGGAAGGCGATGCGGTCAGCGACTTTATGAAGCCCGACCGGATCATTATCGGCACGGACAATCCGGAAGTGGCTCAATTAATGGAAAATCTGTATGAGCCCTATGCCAGAAGCCGCGATAAATTAATTCTCATGAGCCCGAAAAGCGCGGAGATGACCAAGTACGCGGCCAACTGCATGCTCGCCGCCAAGATTTCGTTTATCAATGAAATCGCCAATATCTGCGAGAAGGTGGGCGCGGATGTGCGCGATGTGCGAGCGGGCATCGGCTCGGATCACCGCATCGGCTATCATTTCATCTATCCCGGGGTGGGTTACGGGGGCTCATGCTTTCCAAAGGATGTCAGGGCACTGATACATACAGCCGCGGATCTGGGCTATGTGCCCGAAGTGCTCAGTGCGGTGGACAATGTCAACAACCGCCAGAGACAGATGGTGGCGCGCAAGGTTCAAAGCTTTTTTGAATCCGCCGGCGGGGTTTCCGGCCGGGTCCTGGCGGTGTGGGGACTGTCGTTTAAGGCCAATACCGATGACATCCGCCATTCACCGGCAATCGATATTGTCAATGAACTGAGCCGGGCGGGCATGCAGATCCGGGCCTTTGACCCGGGGGCCGGACAAAATGCAAAACAAATGTTTGCCGGCAACGATAATGTTTCTGTGGGAGACAAGCAGTATGAAATCCTTGACGGCGCCCACGCCCTGGCCGTACTCACTGACTGGCACCAGTTCCGGACCCCTGATTTTCCCGGTATTGAAAAGCGCCTGAAACAACCGGTGATCTTTGACGCCAGAAATCTTTACAGCACCGATCTCATTGTCCGGCATAACTTTACCTGCATCCGCACCGGCCGGCCCGATATCATTGCCGGGCCTGCCATTGACTGA
- a CDS encoding redoxin domain-containing protein → MGLQEKLDAQKKELESAAPKQAIDIMHKATEELQDSGMADKAKTTGDKAPDFSLENYRGETVNLYEKLKQGPVVLGFYRGGW, encoded by the coding sequence ATGGGTTTGCAGGAAAAGCTTGATGCGCAGAAAAAAGAGCTTGAGTCTGCGGCACCAAAACAGGCCATTGATATTATGCACAAGGCCACAGAGGAGCTCCAAGACTCCGGCATGGCAGACAAGGCCAAAACAACCGGCGACAAGGCCCCGGATTTTTCCCTGGAAAATTACAGGGGTGAAACCGTAAACCTTTATGAAAAACTCAAACAAGGCCCCGTGGTGCTGGGTTTTTACCGTGGCGGGTGGTGA
- a CDS encoding redoxin domain-containing protein, with translation MELDALETEHKKIQDLGASLIMVSPQSKEASRAFAEKKGLTMQLLVDSGNQAAKAFGLVYTVPGDLQKVYQQFGIHVDKNNADGSWDLPMSARYIIDTEATIRYAQVNADYTVRPDPSHTIEALESL, from the coding sequence ATAGAGCTGGACGCTCTTGAAACCGAACACAAAAAAATTCAGGATCTGGGCGCATCTTTGATAATGGTCTCGCCGCAAAGCAAAGAGGCATCCCGAGCGTTTGCTGAAAAAAAGGGCCTTACAATGCAATTGCTGGTGGATTCGGGAAATCAGGCGGCCAAAGCATTCGGTCTGGTCTACACGGTGCCCGGTGATCTGCAAAAAGTATATCAGCAGTTCGGCATTCACGTGGACAAAAACAATGCAGACGGATCCTGGGATCTTCCCATGTCCGCGCGCTATATCATTGATACGGAAGCCACGATCCGATACGCGCAGGTCAATGCCGACTATACGGTGCGACCGGATCCGTCCCATACCATCGAGGCCCTCGAAAGCCTGTAA
- the lipA gene encoding lipoyl synthase, with product MEKRQNRTNKTPAKPQWIRVAAPGGDNYETIRRLKAAAGLHTVCESALCPNIAECWHAGHATFMILGNGCTRNCRFCGVDGRPQPLDRDEPRRVAKAVAAMGLDHAVVTSVTRDDLSDGGAGHFATTIKEIRKNCPNAGIEVLIPDFAASRRALETVLAAGPDIVGHNMETTARLYPTVRPMADYRQSLSLLCTAKQINPECITKSGLMLGLGETMDEIRQTIADIRAAGVQVLTMGQYLKPGPENMDVTEYFHPETFAQLKQYAIETGFALVESGPLVRSSYKAAAQAEALGIIQAPKSGKTNPRHAACGQKQPQIKTPQIRRRNKQ from the coding sequence ATGGAAAAACGCCAAAACAGGACAAACAAAACCCCGGCAAAGCCTCAGTGGATCCGGGTGGCCGCACCCGGGGGGGATAATTATGAAACCATCCGCCGCCTGAAAGCGGCCGCGGGCCTGCACACGGTCTGCGAATCAGCCCTTTGCCCCAATATCGCGGAATGCTGGCATGCCGGACATGCCACATTCATGATCCTGGGCAACGGCTGTACCCGGAACTGCCGGTTCTGCGGGGTCGACGGCCGGCCGCAGCCACTGGATAGAGACGAACCCCGGCGCGTAGCAAAAGCCGTTGCCGCCATGGGGCTGGATCACGCCGTGGTGACATCTGTTACCCGGGATGATCTTTCCGACGGGGGAGCCGGCCATTTTGCCACAACCATCAAAGAAATCCGGAAAAACTGCCCGAATGCGGGCATCGAGGTGCTGATTCCGGATTTTGCGGCAAGCCGCAGGGCCCTTGAAACCGTGCTCGCAGCCGGCCCGGACATTGTGGGACACAACATGGAAACCACGGCCCGGCTCTATCCAACGGTGCGGCCCATGGCAGACTACCGACAGTCCCTGTCCCTGCTTTGCACGGCAAAACAGATCAATCCTGAATGCATCACAAAATCGGGGCTCATGCTCGGGCTCGGCGAAACCATGGACGAAATCCGCCAGACCATCGCCGACATCCGGGCGGCCGGCGTGCAGGTGCTGACCATGGGCCAGTATCTCAAGCCCGGACCGGAAAATATGGACGTGACCGAATATTTTCATCCTGAAACCTTTGCGCAACTGAAGCAATATGCAATAGAGACAGGTTTTGCCCTGGTGGAATCCGGGCCCCTGGTGCGAAGCTCCTACAAGGCCGCAGCCCAGGCAGAAGCACTGGGGATCATCCAGGCACCGAAATCCGGCAAGACAAATCCAAGGCATGCGGCCTGCGGACAAAAGCAGCCACAGATCAAAACCCCACAAATCAGGAGACGCAACAAACAATGA
- a CDS encoding 2-oxoglutarate dehydrogenase E1 component, whose amino-acid sequence MTYKGPWSGQYIETQYSRWRQDPNSVDPDWQFFFQGFELGLSKKPAASGEGCEPCDEQTVRKQSRVEALVYRYRDIGHLLSCTDPLAECPIDHPLLNPGAFGLDEKDMQRRFHAPGLPEHLGRQMTLGELVNHLRQTYCRSVGVEYMHIQDPEERKWLREQMESTQNMPSLSEEEKIRILRKLSEASALEQFIHKKYLGQKRFSVEGADVIIPLLDSLLAHAAGEHDCGQIVLGMTHRGRLNVQANILNRPYADVIGEFESHHNPEAEVGAGDVKYHKGFRGKVTTSGKRQIDILMADNPSHLESVNPVVEGMARARLDAAGIENTGAVLPLLLHGDAAFSGQGIVAETLNMSQLDGYHTGGTVHIIVNNQIGYTALPEDLRSTRYATDIAKSLMVPIFHVHGENPEAAVHIAKLACDYRMRFGKDVIMDVVCYRRYGHNEGDEPYFTQPLMYERIKNRPTPARVYARQLIEQGVLDENTASDIREQTTQCIQEAYDAVQKQTNEPAQETTAEGHPPTTAPEKGRQQPQDQQDSGVDTAVKPSLLKQLAAKINAAPDDFHLHPKIEKLLKKRLAAVKDGKRIDWANAEALGFATIVNQGISIRLSGQDSQRGTFSQRHSVLFNTATNAEHVPINNAAKGGGGFTAINSLLSEAGVLGFEYGYSLVHTNGLTLWEAQFGDFVNNAQAVIDLYLASGETKWGRRSGLVLLLPHGYEGQGPDHSSSRVERFLQLAADENFCVCNPTTPAQYYHLLRRQACAGILKPLIILTPKSLLRHPEAVSSLDDLAKGKFQKVIDDTRAPKNPEQVVLVSGKLFYDLAEARNDREEKNTAIIRVEQLYPFAEEQLVSVIKKYKNCRRWVWAQEEPANMGAWNYIRPLLETRFSITLNYIGRKASASTATGYHHVHKQQQQQIIDMVMEKK is encoded by the coding sequence ATGACTTACAAAGGACCCTGGAGCGGCCAATACATTGAAACCCAATACAGCCGCTGGAGGCAGGATCCAAACTCCGTGGACCCGGACTGGCAATTTTTTTTCCAGGGCTTTGAACTCGGACTGAGCAAAAAGCCGGCAGCGTCCGGAGAAGGATGTGAGCCCTGCGACGAACAAACCGTCAGAAAACAGTCAAGGGTCGAGGCCCTTGTCTACAGGTATCGCGATATCGGGCACCTGCTGTCGTGCACAGATCCCCTTGCGGAATGTCCCATCGACCACCCCCTGTTAAACCCGGGCGCCTTTGGCCTGGATGAAAAAGACATGCAGCGGCGCTTCCACGCGCCGGGCCTGCCGGAACATCTTGGCAGGCAAATGACGCTTGGCGAGCTTGTCAACCATCTGCGCCAAACCTATTGCCGCTCTGTTGGTGTGGAATACATGCACATCCAGGACCCGGAAGAACGCAAGTGGCTTCGGGAACAGATGGAATCCACACAAAACATGCCGTCGCTTTCAGAGGAGGAAAAAATCCGGATTCTCCGGAAACTGTCCGAGGCTTCCGCCCTTGAACAGTTTATCCATAAAAAATATCTGGGCCAGAAACGCTTCAGCGTTGAAGGCGCAGACGTGATCATCCCCCTGCTCGATTCCCTGCTGGCCCATGCCGCGGGCGAACACGACTGCGGACAGATTGTTCTGGGCATGACCCACAGGGGAAGGTTAAATGTTCAGGCCAATATCCTGAACAGGCCATATGCAGATGTCATCGGTGAATTTGAAAGCCACCACAACCCGGAAGCCGAAGTGGGCGCCGGAGACGTGAAGTATCACAAGGGTTTCCGCGGCAAAGTCACCACCTCGGGAAAAAGGCAAATCGATATCCTCATGGCCGACAACCCCAGTCACCTGGAGTCGGTCAACCCGGTGGTGGAGGGAATGGCCCGGGCCCGGCTGGATGCGGCGGGCATTGAAAACACCGGTGCTGTCCTGCCGTTGCTGCTCCACGGGGACGCGGCCTTTTCAGGCCAGGGCATTGTGGCTGAAACACTGAACATGTCCCAGCTCGATGGCTATCATACCGGCGGCACAGTGCATATCATCGTCAACAACCAGATCGGCTACACGGCCCTGCCCGAAGACCTTCGCTCCACCCGGTATGCCACGGATATTGCCAAAAGTTTAATGGTGCCCATATTCCACGTACACGGCGAAAACCCCGAGGCGGCCGTGCATATTGCAAAGCTGGCCTGTGACTACCGAATGCGTTTTGGCAAGGACGTGATCATGGATGTGGTCTGCTACCGCAGATACGGCCACAACGAGGGCGATGAGCCCTATTTCACCCAGCCGCTCATGTATGAACGCATAAAAAACCGCCCCACCCCGGCCCGGGTCTATGCCCGGCAGCTCATTGAACAGGGCGTATTGGACGAAAACACAGCCAGCGACATCCGGGAGCAAACAACCCAATGCATCCAGGAAGCCTATGATGCTGTGCAGAAACAAACCAATGAACCGGCGCAGGAAACCACTGCCGAGGGTCACCCGCCCACAACAGCACCTGAAAAAGGCCGGCAGCAACCCCAGGATCAACAGGATTCCGGCGTGGACACTGCTGTCAAGCCCTCCCTGCTAAAGCAACTGGCTGCAAAAATCAACGCGGCCCCGGATGATTTCCATCTGCACCCCAAAATTGAAAAACTCCTGAAAAAACGCCTGGCCGCAGTAAAAGACGGCAAGCGTATAGACTGGGCAAATGCCGAGGCCCTGGGGTTTGCCACAATTGTAAACCAGGGCATTTCCATCCGCCTGTCAGGCCAGGACAGCCAGCGGGGCACTTTCAGCCAGCGCCACAGCGTATTGTTTAACACCGCCACCAACGCGGAGCATGTGCCCATAAATAACGCAGCCAAAGGCGGGGGCGGATTTACCGCCATCAACAGTCTGCTGTCCGAAGCCGGGGTTTTGGGCTTTGAATACGGCTATTCCCTGGTGCACACAAACGGTCTGACCCTTTGGGAGGCCCAGTTCGGTGATTTTGTCAACAACGCCCAGGCCGTCATTGATCTCTATCTTGCCAGCGGCGAAACCAAGTGGGGGCGCAGAAGCGGCCTGGTGCTGCTGCTGCCCCACGGTTATGAAGGCCAGGGCCCGGATCATTCCAGCAGCCGCGTGGAGCGATTTTTGCAACTGGCCGCAGATGAAAATTTTTGCGTTTGCAACCCCACCACCCCGGCCCAGTATTATCATCTTTTGCGGCGCCAGGCATGCGCCGGAATATTAAAACCCCTGATCATCCTGACGCCCAAAAGCCTGCTTCGCCATCCTGAAGCTGTCTCATCATTGGATGATCTGGCAAAAGGGAAATTTCAAAAAGTTATAGACGATACCCGGGCCCCGAAAAATCCCGAACAGGTGGTGCTGGTATCGGGCAAGCTGTTTTACGACCTGGCAGAGGCCCGAAATGACAGGGAGGAAAAAAACACGGCCATCATCCGGGTCGAACAGCTCTATCCCTTTGCCGAAGAACAACTGGTTTCGGTAATCAAGAAATACAAAAACTGCCGCCGCTGGGTCTGGGCCCAGGAGGAGCCGGCCAACATGGGGGCGTGGAACTACATCCGGCCGCTTTTGGAAACCCGTTTTTCAATCACCCTCAACTATATCGGCCGCAAGGCTTCGGCCAGCACGGCCACGGGATACCACCACGTACACAAGCAACAGCAGCAGCAGATCATTGACATGGTCATGGAGAAAAAATAA
- the odhB gene encoding 2-oxoglutarate dehydrogenase complex dihydrolipoyllysine-residue succinyltransferase produces MKVDIKVPEVGESVKEALLAEWYKSDGDRIEKDEPVFVIETDKVTLEVPAEQSGILEILVQAGQNVKIGQAMGKIDTDAAQTDSAQKADQEKQPSEAEEKAAESAPTPEPEPAPKAGAKQAETEPGPEAIPARSPEPQEPGDDKQAAQQAEILPPSVRRLVAENNLDVSKIRATGPNGRITKGDVIAYLESGAGQTAAQPEQKSPRPSETKEAVTRTPMSPIRKSIAAHLLDARQNTAMLTTFNEIDMSRVKTLRERFKDTFHNTHGVRLGFMSFFVKACVAALREFPEINAGIEEDEIVYHHYYHIGIAIGAKKGLVVPVVRHADRLGFADIEEAIADFATRVEKNRITLSELEGGTFSITNGGIYGSLLSTPILNMPQSAILAMHKIEDRPVVENKEVVIRPMMYVALSYDHRIVDGKDAVSFLRRIKEFIETPERMIMEI; encoded by the coding sequence ATGAAAGTGGATATCAAGGTGCCGGAAGTCGGCGAATCCGTAAAGGAAGCCCTGCTGGCGGAATGGTACAAGTCAGACGGCGACCGCATTGAAAAAGACGAACCGGTCTTTGTCATAGAAACAGACAAGGTCACCCTGGAGGTCCCCGCAGAGCAAAGCGGCATCCTGGAAATCCTTGTCCAGGCCGGCCAGAACGTGAAGATCGGACAGGCTATGGGCAAAATCGACACGGATGCCGCCCAAACGGATTCAGCACAAAAGGCGGATCAGGAAAAACAACCCTCGGAAGCAGAAGAAAAGGCAGCTGAATCCGCCCCTACGCCGGAACCCGAACCCGCCCCAAAGGCCGGAGCAAAACAGGCCGAAACAGAACCCGGGCCTGAAGCCATACCCGCCAGGTCCCCGGAGCCCCAAGAGCCCGGCGATGACAAACAAGCGGCACAACAGGCAGAGATCCTGCCGCCGTCAGTGCGCCGACTGGTGGCTGAAAACAACCTGGATGTTTCAAAAATCCGGGCAACCGGCCCCAACGGACGGATCACCAAAGGCGATGTAATTGCCTACCTTGAATCCGGCGCCGGACAAACGGCAGCCCAGCCGGAGCAAAAAAGTCCCCGGCCTTCGGAAACAAAGGAAGCCGTCACCCGCACGCCCATGTCTCCGATCCGAAAATCCATTGCCGCCCACCTGCTTGATGCCAGGCAGAACACCGCCATGCTTACCACGTTTAATGAAATCGACATGAGCCGGGTCAAGACACTGCGCGAGCGGTTCAAGGACACATTTCACAACACCCACGGGGTGCGCCTGGGATTCATGTCCTTTTTTGTCAAAGCATGCGTTGCCGCCCTCAGGGAGTTTCCGGAAATCAACGCCGGCATAGAAGAAGATGAAATCGTCTATCATCACTATTATCACATCGGCATTGCCATTGGCGCCAAAAAGGGCCTGGTGGTGCCGGTTGTCCGGCATGCAGACCGGCTCGGTTTTGCAGACATCGAAGAAGCCATTGCGGACTTTGCCACGCGCGTGGAAAAAAACCGCATCACCCTTTCCGAGCTCGAAGGGGGCACCTTTTCGATCACCAACGGCGGCATCTACGGCTCGCTTTTGTCCACACCCATTTTAAACATGCCCCAGAGCGCCATTTTGGCCATGCATAAGATCGAGGACCGGCCGGTGGTGGAAAACAAGGAAGTGGTGATCCGGCCCATGATGTATGTGGCGCTCAGCTACGACCACCGGATCGTGGACGGCAAGGACGCGGTGAGTTTTCTGCGGCGCATCAAGGAATTCATTGAAACCCCTGAACGCATGATCATGGAGATATAA
- the lpdA gene encoding dihydrolipoyl dehydrogenase encodes MGEQSRYDLIVIGAGPGGYVAAARAGQLGMKTACVDKFDRPGGVCLNYGCIPSKALLDSSEHAAQAVNSFKNHGIRVGKPEIDLKTMMGRKDEVVRALTDNVENLLKANNVEIIKGTAALHGPSAVRVEKNGQAQTIEAKNILLATGSSPAGVKGLEFDGQFIVNSTDALAFDRVPRRLLIVGGGYIGLELGSVWSRLGSKVTVAEMTDRIAGTADSQLSRRLLRILKSQGIEFKLKTRVTGADVRKKTVKVTLDTDGEKSEQVCETVLVAVGRRPLSEDLGLEDAGVETDSQGFVKVDANFRTAVANIYAVGDLIGQPMLAHKASAEGRAAVEIMAGKPGEVNYDAVPMVIYTFPEAASVGKTEEQLKQQGIDYCTGTFPLTGAGRARCMGETEGMVKVLSHKKTDRVLGVHILSPRASDMIAEAVFAIEFGASSEDIGRIMHGHPTFAEALQEAALVTRQCSIYSG; translated from the coding sequence ATGGGTGAACAGTCGCGTTATGACTTGATTGTAATCGGCGCCGGCCCGGGCGGGTACGTGGCCGCGGCCAGAGCCGGCCAGTTGGGCATGAAAACGGCCTGTGTGGACAAATTTGACAGACCCGGCGGGGTATGCCTCAATTACGGATGCATCCCGAGCAAAGCCCTGCTCGATTCCTCGGAACATGCGGCCCAGGCGGTCAATTCATTTAAAAACCACGGCATCCGGGTGGGCAAGCCGGAAATCGATCTAAAGACCATGATGGGCAGAAAAGACGAGGTTGTGCGGGCACTTACCGACAATGTGGAAAACCTGCTCAAAGCCAACAATGTAGAGATTATCAAAGGCACCGCCGCACTCCATGGCCCGTCAGCGGTCAGGGTGGAAAAAAACGGCCAGGCACAGACAATCGAAGCGAAAAACATTTTGCTTGCCACCGGCAGCAGCCCGGCCGGGGTCAAGGGTCTTGAGTTTGACGGCCAGTTTATTGTCAACTCAACCGATGCCCTGGCCTTTGACAGGGTTCCCAGGCGCCTTCTCATCGTGGGCGGCGGATATATCGGCCTTGAACTGGGCTCGGTCTGGTCACGCCTGGGGTCAAAGGTAACTGTCGCGGAAATGACAGACCGGATTGCGGGCACGGCAGACAGCCAGTTATCACGCCGGCTGCTGCGGATCTTAAAGAGCCAGGGCATTGAATTTAAGCTCAAAACCCGGGTTACCGGCGCGGATGTGCGCAAAAAGACCGTAAAGGTGACATTGGATACAGACGGGGAAAAATCCGAGCAAGTTTGCGAAACCGTGCTGGTGGCCGTGGGCAGGCGCCCGCTGTCTGAAGACCTGGGCCTGGAAGACGCGGGCGTTGAGACCGATTCCCAGGGCTTTGTCAAGGTGGATGCCAATTTCCGCACCGCTGTTGCCAATATTTATGCCGTAGGCGACCTGATCGGCCAGCCCATGCTGGCCCACAAGGCCTCGGCCGAAGGACGGGCCGCAGTGGAAATCATGGCGGGAAAACCCGGCGAGGTCAACTACGACGCAGTGCCCATGGTCATCTACACCTTTCCCGAGGCGGCATCAGTGGGCAAGACAGAAGAGCAGTTAAAACAACAGGGCATTGACTACTGCACCGGCACTTTCCCGCTCACGGGCGCCGGCCGGGCCCGGTGCATGGGCGAAACCGAAGGCATGGTCAAGGTGCTTTCCCACAAAAAAACAGACCGGGTCCTGGGGGTGCACATCCTCTCGCCCCGGGCTTCGGACATGATCGCAGAAGCGGTATTTGCCATCGAATTCGGGGCGTCCTCGGAAGACATCGGCCGGATCATGCACGGCCATCCCACATTTGCCGAAGCCCTGCAGGAAGCCGCCCTGGTGACCCGGCAGTGCTCCATATATTCGGGATAG
- a CDS encoding NADH-quinone oxidoreductase subunit N codes for MTDWILFIPELYTLAAVGVFFFLCLCRARPGRDYAAAMVLSAGGLVLTVCTAGFEGLVFEGVYQVDLYSQVFKALIYSGFFLTVCLCADLSGVDKARHSEFYLLLCLSTLAMMLLASSVHLLTIYISLEISSYSLYVLVYFRRGYPKGAEPAFQYFVFGAASSAVMLFGFALVYGAFGTAHMAELMGQVPARINEPLVFTGFVLSLSGFFFKLAVFPFHFWAPEAYEAAPHQVSAYIATASKVAAIAILVRMIAMTGGQGDRMAWVLIFLSVASMTAGNLAAMAQKDIKRLLAFSSVAHAGYVMIGILCANAMGYAGAVFYGLSLMVMKFTCFMVVVKAADGGRNIKTDALAGLHQRAPVLALALLLALFGLAGLPPTIGFTAKLLVFKAAMDQGLLWLVIIAMFNVVISLYYYLGVLKAAYFIAPAAQPRAIAVSLPFRLLALAMIVFMVAGGLYPRYMMALAGAMTAGLFP; via the coding sequence ATGACGGATTGGATCCTGTTTATTCCCGAGCTCTACACACTGGCGGCAGTTGGTGTGTTTTTCTTTCTCTGCCTGTGCCGGGCCCGTCCCGGCCGGGATTATGCCGCGGCCATGGTGCTGTCTGCGGGCGGTCTTGTGCTGACGGTCTGCACTGCGGGTTTTGAAGGCCTTGTCTTTGAGGGAGTCTATCAGGTGGATCTTTACTCCCAGGTGTTTAAGGCCCTTATCTATTCCGGGTTCTTTCTTACGGTATGTCTTTGCGCCGATCTTTCAGGAGTGGACAAGGCCCGGCACAGCGAATTCTACCTGCTGCTTTGCTTGTCTACCCTGGCCATGATGCTGCTGGCAAGCTCCGTACATTTGCTGACCATCTATATTTCCCTTGAGATTTCTTCTTACAGCCTTTACGTGCTGGTCTATTTTCGCCGGGGATACCCAAAAGGGGCAGAGCCGGCATTTCAGTATTTCGTCTTTGGCGCGGCCTCATCTGCCGTGATGCTTTTCGGGTTTGCCCTGGTTTACGGCGCGTTTGGAACAGCGCACATGGCCGAACTGATGGGGCAGGTGCCGGCAAGGATCAATGAGCCCCTGGTTTTTACCGGTTTTGTCCTGTCGTTGTCCGGATTTTTTTTCAAGCTCGCGGTTTTTCCCTTTCATTTCTGGGCGCCCGAGGCCTACGAGGCCGCCCCCCACCAGGTGTCGGCATATATTGCCACTGCCTCAAAGGTGGCCGCCATTGCCATTTTGGTGCGCATGATCGCCATGACCGGCGGGCAGGGCGACCGGATGGCCTGGGTGTTGATTTTCCTCTCTGTTGCTTCCATGACCGCGGGCAATCTCGCGGCCATGGCCCAAAAGGATATCAAGCGGCTTCTGGCTTTTTCCAGCGTGGCCCATGCCGGCTACGTGATGATTGGAATATTATGCGCAAACGCAATGGGCTATGCGGGCGCGGTATTTTACGGCCTGTCGCTTATGGTGATGAAATTCACCTGTTTCATGGTGGTGGTCAAGGCCGCAGACGGCGGCAGAAACATCAAAACAGATGCCCTTGCCGGCCTGCACCAACGGGCTCCTGTGCTGGCTTTGGCCCTGCTGCTGGCCCTTTTCGGACTGGCCGGCCTTCCGCCCACCATCGGGTTTACGGCAAAACTGCTTGTTTTTAAGGCCGCCATGGACCAGGGACTGCTGTGGCTGGTGATTATCGCAATGTTTAACGTGGTGATATCGCTTTATTATTACCTCGGTGTCCTTAAGGCCGCGTATTTTATTGCACCTGCGGCACAGCCCCGGGCCATTGCTGTATCCCTGCCCTTCAGGCTCCTGGCCCTTGCCATGATTGTTTTCATGGTGGCAGGCGGCCTTTATCCCCGATACATGATGGCCCTGGCAGGCGCCATGACAGCAGGCCTTTTTCCCTGA